The Desulfuromonas sp. genome includes a region encoding these proteins:
- a CDS encoding rhodanese-like domain-containing protein, with the protein MMQRRTLALTLLLPLLLLASQAAAAVKTLTLADVEAMVAQKPAEGHYMLIDARPEIKYFGSHLPHAVSLPWMEMKERLDELPEDKATALVFYCGGLKCDLSAKAAALVEKMGYTDVSIFPEGEPGWRKEGNSPWVATSHIKMILNDRDRIALVVDARPFIKYNAGTIPGALNIPFQEWDKLKGLLPADKDTQLIFFCGGLKCNLSHKSAAAARAMGYTDVRTYAEGWPAWKKNSTRAFAMVNPKQEGQAAPAEAEAMVYEGEIGKEEFLKLVAEKPEGLLLIDVRPADEFEKAHIPGAINILDEKIEEHI; encoded by the coding sequence ATGATGCAAAGACGCACCCTCGCTCTGACCCTGCTCCTTCCCCTGCTCCTGCTGGCGTCCCAGGCGGCGGCCGCGGTCAAAACCTTGACCCTCGCCGATGTCGAGGCCATGGTGGCGCAGAAGCCCGCCGAGGGCCACTACATGCTTATCGACGCCCGGCCGGAGATCAAGTACTTCGGCAGCCACCTGCCCCATGCCGTCTCCCTCCCCTGGATGGAGATGAAGGAGCGGCTCGACGAACTGCCGGAGGACAAAGCCACCGCGCTGGTCTTCTACTGCGGCGGCCTCAAATGCGACCTCTCGGCCAAGGCGGCGGCCCTGGTAGAAAAGATGGGCTACACGGACGTCTCGATCTTCCCGGAGGGGGAGCCCGGCTGGCGCAAGGAGGGCAACAGCCCCTGGGTTGCCACCAGTCACATCAAGATGATCCTCAACGACCGCGACCGCATCGCCCTGGTCGTCGATGCCCGCCCCTTCATCAAGTACAACGCGGGCACCATCCCCGGCGCTCTCAACATCCCCTTCCAGGAGTGGGACAAGCTCAAGGGGCTGCTGCCGGCCGACAAGGACACCCAGCTGATCTTCTTCTGCGGCGGCCTCAAGTGCAACCTCTCCCACAAGTCCGCCGCCGCGGCGAGGGCTATGGGCTACACCGACGTGCGCACCTACGCCGAGGGCTGGCCGGCCTGGAAAAAGAATTCGACCCGCGCCTTCGCCATGGTCAACCCCAAGCAGGAGGGCCAGGCCGCACCGGCCGAAGCCGAGGCGATGGTCTACGAGGGGGAAATCGGCAAGGAGGAATTCCTCAAGCTGGTCGCCGAGAAGCCCGAGGGCCTGCTGCTGATCGACGTGCGCCCCGCCGACGAGTTCGAGAAGGCCCACATCCCCGGGGCGATCAACATCCTCGACGAGAAGATCGAAGAGCACATCTAG
- a CDS encoding ABC transporter permease: MTSGKLVLKNMLRRRGRFVFTLLGIVIGMASFVTFMSLGGSLKSQIERESAALGANLVVTPKGSCAYEQVSILTGEQMPTNINAEEVAAIRAIEGMTAIPYLAERSAIANRPVSVMGVLPEETRRFKNWQLAAGEYFPTEAAEGAVLGAVLAEQFGLQPGSDVRIRGEQIPVLGVLAETGGKDDLTVFLSLPVAQRLYGQAGLVSYVAVRVERLDEVELYANRIRDAVALGVVSDKQMRNSVLSIVGTVNVTLQLIAAVAILAAAFGIVNTMMTATYERRREIGILQAMGATRAGIFRLFLLESGVYGLLGGIGGAALGGLAAVLATPYIGQNAATSFVKGSQSSIDPLTFCGAVLFSTLVAMAAGLYPAVKASKLSPVEAISYE; this comes from the coding sequence ATGACCTCGGGCAAGCTGGTCCTCAAGAACATGCTGCGCCGGCGCGGCCGGTTCGTCTTCACCCTCCTCGGCATCGTCATCGGCATGGCCTCCTTCGTCACCTTCATGTCCCTCGGCGGCAGCCTCAAGAGCCAGATCGAGCGGGAGTCGGCGGCCCTCGGGGCCAACCTGGTGGTGACCCCCAAGGGGAGCTGCGCCTACGAGCAGGTCTCGATCCTCACCGGGGAGCAGATGCCGACCAACATCAACGCCGAGGAGGTCGCGGCGATCCGCGCCATCGAGGGGATGACCGCCATCCCCTACCTGGCCGAGCGCTCGGCGATCGCCAACCGCCCGGTCTCGGTGATGGGGGTCCTCCCGGAGGAGACGCGCCGCTTCAAGAACTGGCAGCTGGCGGCCGGGGAGTACTTCCCCACCGAGGCAGCCGAAGGTGCGGTGCTCGGCGCGGTGCTCGCCGAGCAGTTCGGGCTGCAGCCGGGGAGCGATGTGCGCATCCGCGGCGAGCAGATCCCGGTGCTGGGGGTGCTGGCCGAGACCGGCGGCAAGGACGACCTGACGGTCTTCCTCAGCCTGCCGGTGGCCCAGCGCCTCTACGGGCAGGCGGGGCTGGTCTCCTACGTGGCGGTGCGCGTCGAGCGCCTCGACGAGGTGGAGCTCTACGCCAACCGGATCCGGGACGCGGTCGCCCTCGGGGTGGTCTCCGACAAGCAGATGCGCAACTCGGTCCTGTCGATCGTCGGCACGGTCAACGTCACCCTGCAGCTGATCGCGGCGGTGGCGATCCTCGCCGCCGCCTTCGGCATCGTCAACACCATGATGACCGCCACCTACGAGCGCCGGCGCGAGATCGGCATCCTGCAGGCGATGGGGGCGACCCGCGCCGGCATCTTCCGCCTCTTCCTCCTCGAGTCGGGGGTCTACGGCCTGCTCGGCGGCATCGGCGGGGCGGCGCTCGGGGGGCTGGCGGCGGTGCTGGCGACCCCCTACATCGGCCAGAACGCCGCCACCTCCTTCGTCAAGGGCTCGCAGAGCAGCATCGACCCGCTGACCTTCTGCGGCGCCGTCCTCTTCTCGACCCTGGTCGCCATGGCCGCCGGGCTCTACCCGGCCGTCAAGGCGTCGAAACTCTCTCCCGTGGAGGCGATCAGCTATGAATGA
- a CDS encoding ABC transporter ATP-binding protein: MNDAIITASALVKEYGRGAARVEALRGIDLQIPRGSFTCIVGPSGHGKSTLMHLLGGLDHPTGGTVTVDGEEIFRFGNRRLAALRARKIGFVFQFFNLLQSLSAAENVEAALMLAGAPEARQKERAAELLATVGLAEKADARPGQLSGGQQQRVAIARALANDPPLLLMDEPTGNLDSAAEAEVMEVLEGLNRQGKTIILVTHSAEIAARATHLVRVRDGRIEDPPPLQMAS, translated from the coding sequence ATGAATGACGCGATTATCACCGCCAGCGCCCTGGTCAAGGAGTACGGCCGCGGCGCCGCCCGGGTGGAGGCGCTGCGCGGGATCGACCTGCAGATCCCCCGCGGCAGCTTCACCTGCATCGTCGGCCCCTCGGGGCACGGCAAGTCGACCCTGATGCACCTGCTCGGCGGCCTCGACCACCCCACCGGCGGCACGGTGACGGTCGACGGGGAGGAGATCTTCCGCTTCGGCAACCGCCGCCTTGCGGCCCTACGGGCGCGCAAGATCGGCTTCGTCTTCCAGTTCTTCAACCTCCTGCAGAGCCTGTCCGCCGCCGAGAACGTCGAGGCCGCCCTCATGCTCGCCGGGGCCCCCGAGGCGCGGCAGAAGGAGCGGGCCGCCGAGCTCCTCGCCACGGTCGGGCTGGCCGAGAAGGCCGACGCCCGGCCGGGGCAGCTCTCCGGCGGCCAGCAGCAGCGGGTCGCCATCGCCCGGGCGCTGGCCAACGACCCGCCGCTGCTGCTGATGGACGAGCCGACCGGCAACCTCGACTCGGCCGCCGAGGCCGAGGTGATGGAGGTGCTCGAAGGGCTCAACCGCCAGGGCAAGACGATCATCCTCGTCACCCACAGCGCCGAGATCGCCGCCCGGGCGACCCACCTGGTGCGGGTGCGCGACGGCCGCATCGAAGACCCGCCCCCCCTGCAGATGGCGAGCTAG
- a CDS encoding DUF6868 family protein — protein sequence MDIPTLTRFFMWCSIINGGLLLFWSAMCLLTPDLVFRTQRVWFPIPRETFDVLIYSFLGLFKIVFLVFNLVPYLALLIVG from the coding sequence ATGGACATCCCGACCCTCACAAGGTTCTTCATGTGGTGCTCGATCATCAACGGCGGCCTGCTGCTGTTCTGGAGCGCCATGTGCCTGCTGACGCCCGACCTGGTCTTCCGCACCCAGCGAGTGTGGTTCCCCATCCCCCGGGAGACCTTCGACGTGCTCATCTACTCCTTCCTCGGGCTGTTCAAGATCGTCTTCCTGGTCTTCAACCTCGTCCCCTACCTGGCCCTGCTGATCGTCGGATAA
- a CDS encoding DUF2157 domain-containing protein, with protein sequence MTEQKYKIAFRGRIAEGQTVEQVKANLQRVCKLSPAAAERIFSGKSFVLKSDLDEATASRYCAALEKAGAICAVEPMTGNAPPAPAESPPPPVPAAPPPVSPGKARTQKKEHLAWLHRELPHLVAEGVVDEEAAERIGSFYGPPPKASRKAPLALVICAVLGALLVGLGIILIFAHNWAELGRPVRTLLCFAPLVLGQLLAGLAISRRPDSTAWQEGAATFLMVAVGASIALVGQTYHISGDLPRFLLVWMLLGLPLVYLMRAAMPAALYWVGITAWMGTARFAHEPVALYWLLVLLPAPFLWRLWRKGVRTTARSWLSWTLALCLPLAVGFSLHRFEHRLTFATFALLFSLYYLADRTWQGRDRSTRRRPLLLLGCLGITVVGLALSFGKLWGAHVMRLPLEEFHHLLGFNVLTGLLAANLALLGIMVLRQKSAGGLPFGLAGLFILAFQLFAGYLPGKSSVLVFNLFLLFLGASTLFSGIRAGLTSRVNGGLGIISLLIVARFFDTDLPFTAKGIAFIAIGVGFLLTNILIKRREVTQ encoded by the coding sequence ATGACCGAACAGAAATACAAGATCGCCTTTCGCGGTCGGATCGCCGAAGGCCAGACCGTGGAGCAGGTCAAGGCAAACCTCCAGCGAGTCTGCAAGCTCAGCCCTGCCGCGGCCGAGCGGATCTTTTCCGGCAAGAGCTTTGTCCTCAAGTCCGATCTCGACGAGGCGACCGCCAGCCGCTATTGTGCCGCCCTGGAGAAGGCCGGCGCCATCTGCGCGGTGGAGCCGATGACAGGGAACGCCCCACCCGCACCCGCTGAGTCTCCGCCGCCCCCCGTTCCCGCCGCCCCCCCGCCCGTCTCCCCGGGCAAGGCCCGCACCCAAAAAAAGGAGCACCTGGCCTGGCTCCACCGGGAACTGCCGCACCTTGTGGCCGAAGGGGTCGTGGACGAAGAGGCGGCCGAGCGGATCGGCAGCTTCTACGGGCCGCCGCCGAAGGCGAGCAGAAAGGCCCCGCTGGCGCTGGTGATCTGCGCCGTCCTCGGCGCGCTCCTGGTCGGGCTGGGCATCATCCTGATCTTCGCCCACAACTGGGCCGAACTCGGCCGGCCGGTGCGCACCCTCCTCTGTTTCGCCCCCCTGGTTCTCGGGCAGCTGCTGGCGGGCCTGGCCATCAGCCGCCGCCCCGATTCGACCGCATGGCAGGAAGGCGCCGCGACCTTTTTGATGGTCGCCGTCGGCGCCTCGATCGCCCTGGTCGGACAGACCTACCACATCTCCGGCGACCTGCCGCGCTTTTTGCTCGTCTGGATGCTGCTCGGACTGCCCCTCGTCTACCTGATGCGCGCCGCGATGCCCGCAGCCCTCTACTGGGTCGGCATCACCGCCTGGATGGGAACCGCCCGCTTCGCGCATGAGCCCGTCGCCCTCTACTGGCTGCTCGTCCTGTTGCCGGCGCCCTTCCTGTGGCGGTTGTGGAGGAAAGGGGTGCGCACCACCGCCCGGTCGTGGCTGAGCTGGACCCTCGCCCTCTGCCTGCCCCTGGCCGTCGGCTTCTCCCTGCACCGATTTGAACACCGCCTGACCTTCGCCACCTTCGCCCTGCTCTTCAGCCTTTATTACCTCGCCGATCGAACCTGGCAGGGTCGAGACCGGTCCACCCGGCGCCGCCCCCTGCTCCTGCTCGGCTGCCTCGGCATCACCGTCGTCGGCCTCGCCCTCTCCTTCGGCAAGCTGTGGGGGGCGCACGTCATGCGACTCCCCCTTGAGGAGTTCCACCACCTGCTCGGCTTCAACGTCCTGACCGGCCTGCTCGCCGCCAACCTGGCCCTGCTCGGAATCATGGTGCTGCGCCAGAAGAGCGCGGGCGGCCTGCCCTTCGGCCTGGCGGGCCTTTTCATCCTCGCTTTCCAGCTGTTCGCCGGCTACCTGCCGGGCAAGAGCTCGGTCCTGGTCTTCAACCTCTTTCTGCTGTTCCTCGGCGCCAGCACCCTTTTCTCCGGCATCCGCGCGGGGCTGACGAGCCGGGTCAACGGCGGCCTGGGGATCATCTCGCTGCTGATCGTCGCCCGTTTCTTCGACACCGACCTGCCCTTTACCGCCAAGGGAATCGCCTTCATCGCCATCGGCGTCGGCTTTCTGCTGACCAACATCCTGATCAAGCGCAGGGAGGTGACGCAATGA
- a CDS encoding transposase — MARISRLVVPGYPHHITQRGVRSMDVFADDGDRLAYLKLLAEETRKAGVTIFCWCLMSNHIHLIAVPEEEKSLARGIGEAHRRYTRMKNFSEGVRGYLFQGRFHSCVLDQPHLLAAARYVERNPVAARMVPSALDYRWSSARFHAGLVEEDPLVRNQMLPDMVGDWQEFLRGEDDAEKSRQIQRGTRTGRPVGGERFALEVETLIGRSLRPERAGRRRKH, encoded by the coding sequence ATGGCCCGAATCTCCCGACTCGTCGTCCCCGGCTATCCCCACCACATCACCCAGCGTGGCGTCCGCTCCATGGATGTTTTCGCCGATGACGGAGACCGCCTTGCCTACCTCAAGCTCCTTGCCGAAGAAACCCGAAAAGCCGGCGTCACGATCTTCTGCTGGTGCCTGATGAGCAACCACATCCACCTGATTGCCGTTCCGGAAGAGGAGAAATCCCTGGCCCGAGGCATCGGGGAGGCCCACCGGCGCTACACCAGGATGAAGAACTTTTCCGAAGGGGTCCGCGGGTATCTGTTTCAGGGCCGGTTCCACTCGTGCGTTCTCGACCAGCCCCATCTGCTGGCGGCCGCCCGCTATGTCGAGCGCAACCCTGTTGCGGCGCGGATGGTCCCGTCAGCGTTGGACTACCGGTGGTCCAGCGCCCGCTTCCATGCAGGCCTCGTTGAAGAGGACCCCCTGGTGAGGAACCAAATGCTGCCCGATATGGTCGGGGACTGGCAGGAGTTCCTTCGGGGCGAGGATGACGCGGAAAAGAGTCGCCAGATCCAGCGGGGTACCCGGACCGGCAGGCCGGTCGGAGGCGAGCGGTTCGCCCTCGAGGTGGAGACCCTGATCGGCAGATCCCTGCGCCCCGAGCGGGCGGGACGGCGAAGGAAACATTAA
- a CDS encoding GDYXXLXY domain-containing protein produces the protein MTIRIKAIWIFLLLAALQLLVPASMIYQRETTLTHGVPYRFKTAPVDPYDPFRGRFVRLNVEAGNASVEAGAEFKKGQWAYVLLGKDEQGFAMLKRAHREPPAAGDYLRLKVRSASGKTVRLKMPFDRFYAEESIAPEIERAYRRSSRRGRQDAFVMVRVKDGRGVIEELYIEDLPILEFLAREPGQP, from the coding sequence ATGACGATACGGATCAAGGCTATCTGGATTTTTCTGCTGCTCGCCGCCCTCCAGCTGCTGGTGCCGGCGAGCATGATCTACCAGCGGGAGACCACCCTCACCCATGGCGTCCCCTACCGCTTCAAGACCGCCCCCGTCGATCCCTACGACCCCTTCCGCGGCCGCTTCGTCAGGCTCAACGTCGAGGCCGGAAACGCCTCGGTCGAAGCCGGCGCAGAATTTAAAAAAGGCCAGTGGGCCTATGTGCTGCTGGGCAAAGACGAGCAGGGATTCGCCATGTTGAAGCGCGCCCACCGAGAGCCGCCCGCCGCCGGAGACTACCTGCGCCTCAAGGTGCGCTCCGCCTCTGGAAAGACCGTGCGGCTGAAGATGCCCTTCGACCGCTTCTACGCCGAGGAGAGCATCGCCCCGGAGATCGAACGGGCCTATCGCCGCAGCTCCAGGCGGGGGCGGCAGGACGCCTTTGTCATGGTACGGGTGAAGGACGGCCGGGGCGTGATCGAGGAGCTGTATATCGAGGACCTGCCGATCCTGGAGTTTTTGGCGCGAGAGCCGGGCCAGCCGTAG
- a CDS encoding nitroreductase family protein yields the protein RADAASLKALLAARRSVRRFRERPVEPELLAEVVAVASSAPMGVPPWDVGVVTVDGADAVRKLAGEVVAGYRGMVKIFRPGILKVMRPFIGRARYEQFSSFIVPLAHKYLESWDEGRDTVFYGAPAALIFHYSPYAGEADAVIACTYAMLAAESHGLGSCMVGGAPPILQRNRDLCAGLGIPEGNTPALVLILGYSAVPFKRGIVRRFSHQQEAGPR from the coding sequence GCGGGCCGACGCCGCCTCCCTCAAGGCCCTCCTCGCGGCGCGGCGCAGCGTCCGGCGCTTCCGGGAGCGTCCGGTGGAGCCGGAGCTCCTCGCGGAGGTGGTCGCCGTGGCCTCCTCCGCGCCCATGGGCGTCCCGCCGTGGGACGTCGGCGTGGTCACCGTCGACGGGGCCGACGCGGTGCGAAAGCTGGCCGGGGAGGTGGTCGCCGGCTACCGGGGGATGGTGAAGATCTTCCGTCCCGGGATCCTCAAGGTCATGCGCCCCTTCATCGGCCGGGCGCGCTACGAGCAGTTCAGCAGTTTCATCGTGCCCCTGGCGCACAAATACCTGGAGAGCTGGGACGAGGGGCGGGACACGGTCTTCTACGGCGCCCCGGCGGCGCTGATCTTCCACTACTCCCCCTACGCCGGTGAGGCGGACGCTGTGATCGCCTGCACCTACGCCATGCTGGCCGCCGAGTCCCACGGCCTGGGCAGCTGCATGGTCGGCGGCGCGCCCCCCATCCTGCAGCGCAACAGGGATCTGTGCGCCGGGCTGGGCATCCCCGAGGGGAACACCCCGGCGCTGGTCCTGATCCTGGGGTATTCCGCCGTCCCCTTCAAGCGGGGGATCGTCCGGCGGTTCAGCCACCAGCAGGAGGCCGGCCCGCGGTGA